Proteins from a single region of Verrucomicrobiia bacterium:
- the asnB gene encoding asparagine synthase (glutamine-hydrolyzing) — protein sequence MCGFAGWFAGLWSGWEAEEVGCRLERRGPDDAGEWVCPEGMCHLVFRRLAIVDLSEAGHQPMVSHDEGSVLVFNGEVYNFRELRVELEREGRVFRSGTDTEVVLEGLQTWGRGFLGRLNGMFGLAWYDRRARTVLLARDHAGIKPLYWRRDPAGGGVAFSSQLNCLVTVPWGGGAEVDAEVLEVYLRWHHVPPALGLLRNTGQVAPGGWIEVGPGGAWREGRWWSLPDEAPESDLHGEEALEGLGAVLDRAVRRQRIADVPLGVYLSGGVDSPLVTAVARRQTDGGLRAFTIGNPGWGQDEGAMAAAYAARLDVTHRLTEIRGEDALAVLGEVREASYEPLGDFSIVPTLLVSRLARTEVTVVLSGDGGDELFFGYERPWSLLRHAGDWRWPGWVRRCLYGAGKIGLLGRRSGSLLAPSPGAYYSGVNSRLSEAWLRRLAPDLRGGLKGFDLYAEPATRGIRDLAHFSRRAEYYGQMQRCLKKVDMASMHNSLEVRVPLLDREVVELSLRLDPMECLRGGERKAPLRDLLAREVGEELISRRKMGFSVPLAGWLRGPWKGVVEDTLFGGKLMPSGMFDVRELRTLWNEHLEGRADHKWTLWTLLSLQWWAQRWLGAPSR from the coding sequence ATGTGTGGATTCGCAGGTTGGTTTGCAGGGCTTTGGTCCGGTTGGGAAGCCGAGGAGGTGGGCTGTCGCCTGGAGCGGAGGGGACCGGATGACGCAGGGGAATGGGTGTGCCCGGAAGGGATGTGCCATCTGGTGTTTCGGAGGCTGGCGATCGTGGATCTGAGCGAGGCCGGGCATCAGCCCATGGTGTCGCATGACGAGGGTTCGGTGCTGGTTTTCAACGGGGAGGTGTACAATTTCCGGGAATTGAGGGTTGAACTGGAGCGGGAGGGGCGGGTGTTTCGGTCAGGGACGGATACGGAGGTGGTGTTGGAGGGTTTGCAGACCTGGGGTAGGGGGTTTCTGGGGCGCTTGAATGGGATGTTCGGTCTGGCCTGGTACGACCGGCGGGCGCGCACGGTGCTGCTGGCGCGCGATCACGCGGGGATCAAGCCCTTGTACTGGCGCCGGGATCCAGCCGGCGGAGGGGTGGCATTTTCGTCGCAGTTGAACTGCCTGGTGACGGTACCCTGGGGCGGCGGAGCCGAGGTGGACGCGGAGGTGTTGGAGGTCTATCTCCGCTGGCACCATGTGCCGCCGGCACTGGGCCTGTTGAGGAATACCGGACAGGTGGCGCCGGGGGGGTGGATTGAGGTCGGACCGGGTGGCGCGTGGAGGGAGGGACGATGGTGGTCGCTTCCGGATGAGGCGCCGGAGTCCGATCTGCATGGGGAGGAGGCCTTGGAGGGGCTGGGAGCGGTGCTGGACAGGGCGGTGAGGCGGCAGCGAATCGCAGACGTTCCATTGGGCGTGTATTTGTCCGGGGGGGTGGATTCCCCGCTGGTGACCGCTGTGGCGCGGAGGCAGACCGATGGAGGGTTGCGGGCGTTCACAATCGGCAATCCGGGATGGGGTCAGGACGAAGGAGCCATGGCGGCCGCCTACGCGGCCCGGCTGGATGTCACGCATCGGTTGACGGAGATTCGGGGAGAGGACGCGTTGGCGGTGTTGGGGGAGGTTCGCGAAGCCAGCTATGAGCCGCTGGGTGACTTTTCCATTGTTCCGACCCTTCTGGTGAGCCGGTTGGCAAGGACGGAGGTGACGGTGGTCTTGAGCGGGGATGGCGGGGACGAGCTGTTTTTCGGGTATGAACGTCCCTGGTCGCTTCTGCGCCATGCCGGCGACTGGCGATGGCCGGGGTGGGTACGGCGGTGCCTGTATGGGGCGGGCAAGATCGGCCTGCTGGGGCGGCGCAGCGGGTCCCTGCTGGCCCCGTCTCCAGGGGCGTACTACTCCGGGGTCAACAGCCGCCTATCGGAGGCGTGGCTGCGCCGGCTGGCTCCTGACCTGAGGGGGGGGCTGAAGGGGTTTGATCTGTATGCGGAGCCGGCCACGAGAGGGATCCGGGACCTGGCTCATTTTTCACGTCGCGCCGAGTATTACGGGCAGATGCAGCGGTGCCTCAAGAAGGTGGACATGGCATCGATGCATAACAGTCTCGAAGTGCGGGTGCCGCTGCTGGATCGGGAGGTCGTTGAACTGAGTTTGCGACTGGATCCCATGGAATGCCTTAGGGGAGGGGAGCGGAAGGCGCCCCTGAGAGACCTGCTGGCGCGGGAGGTGGGTGAGGAACTGATCTCACGAAGGAAGATGGGCTTCAGTGTTCCCCTGGCGGGATGGCTTCGTGGACCGTGGAAGGGGGTGGTGGAGGATACGCTGTTCGGCGGAAAGCTGATGCCTTCGGGGATGTTCGACGTTCGGGAGTTGAGGACACTGTGGAACGAGCACCTGGAGGGTCGGGCGGATCACAAGTGGACCTTGTGGACCCTGTTGTCGCTGCAGTGGTGGGCACAGCGATGGCTTGGCGCTCCTTCGCGTTGA
- a CDS encoding FkbM family methyltransferase: protein MIACGAGAADEEKMLTVDAAIGKQNVQLLMIDTDGHDLSVLRGAGCVLRRSHPVAIVEVNDACQAIFEYLESVGYSYFIDMSNERVVPNDWPVNVISSTKEVHILGI from the coding sequence GTGATTGCCTGTGGTGCAGGCGCAGCTGACGAGGAGAAGATGCTCACTGTGGATGCGGCTATTGGTAAGCAGAATGTGCAACTGCTGATGATTGATACAGATGGTCACGACTTAAGCGTATTACGGGGTGCCGGTTGCGTCCTTCGGCGCAGTCACCCGGTGGCGATCGTTGAAGTGAACGATGCATGTCAGGCGATTTTCGAGTATTTGGAGAGTGTTGGGTATAGTTACTTTATCGACATGTCGAATGAACGAGTCGTACCAAATGACTGGCCTGTTAATGTTATTTCTTCTACGAAAGAAGTACATATTCTAGGGATTTGA